The window ggtcccAGCCGCTGAGTAGAGGCTCCATCCTGGACGCATGATTTCCTGCAGAGCTGGACAGATTACAGGCTGCAGTGGAACACGTCGGAGTTCGGTGGCCTGCAGATCCTTCGCCTGCCCCCGGACATGCTGTGGCTCCCCGAGATCGTCTTGGAGAACAAGTGAGTCCTGGCCTGGCTTTTCCCAGAGGATCCAGCCCACAGCACTGTCTTCGGGCCCTTGGCAAGATCGTCACAGTCCCGTGGCTGGTAGAGTGAGGACTCGGAGCGGGGGTCCCTCGCCTTGCACCTGCCCACGAGGTGCTTCTGAGCCGTGGGGGCCACACCCAGCCCAGATCTGGGGCGGTTCCAAGTGGGTCGGGGAATCTGGCAGCGGGTGCCCAGCACCCAGATCCCAAATGCCCTGGCACTTGAATTCCTGCCCCAAGCAGGTGCCATCGCCCTGGGGATAGCTGTGTCCGTGCTGGGGCACCCAGAACTCCAATCACAGATTCCACCCCACAGCGCAGGGGTGAAAGGTCCCCTTGGGCTTTCCCGCACACTGGTCCCAGGTACCAATGCCCCCCCATGACTCCTAGGGAGACAGGGTTTTCTGTACTAGCCTAGAGCCCATCAGGCTCTCCCAGCCATGCTGAGCTCCCTGTCAGCCCCGCTCGTGTCTCTGTTTGCGCAGCAACGACGGCTTCTTCCAGATCGCCTACTACTGTAACGTGCTGATCTACAACTCTGGCTTTGTATACTGGCTGCCGCCCGCCATCTTCCACAGCGCCTGCCCCATCAACGTCAACTTCTTCCCCTTCGACTGGCAGAACTGCAGCCTCAAGTTCAGGTGAGGGCTGTGTAACGGTGCGACCTCTGGCGGGACACAACTGCGAGTagcaattcaggacaaattgcttagagcagggcagtcacagcccaaagctggggttcctttactattaaggcaAACTAAACccgccaaacagagaggactttggtctcaccccactggctaaccataagacACACatgcaattcccttagacactccagtttcccagtatctccaccagtgccatttgttatggggacgaatggttatgaaaaccaataccccagtaaaagaaaaagagttctcttgatcccaaaggaccaagccccagacccaggtcaatatacaaatcagatcttaccacaaatcacgctgttgccaatcctttagactCTAAAAtcgaaaggtttattcataaaaggaaaagatatagatgagagctagaatggccaagttcttggttcaggcttgcaacagtgatagaataaactgcaggctcaaaccaagtctctggagaacatccccagctgggatgggtcatttagtcctttgttcagagcttcagtgtagccaaGTTCCTCCAgtggtaagaagcaggattgaagacaaaatggagatgatgcagctgccttttatagtccttttgccatgtggcttgtgcttcctttgtcccaaacacaagcttcccagccatggcttgaaagcctcagagttctgtccataggcatgtccctgcctgcctggctgagtcacaaggtgtagctgccttctctcagtgggtcggTTGTAGAGCTGATGGTCCTCAATGGgacatcaagcaggctaggcagtgctgatgccaaattgtctggggtgtcacccagaagcatagcccaagtttgaactacagtcagtatagagccaatacctGTAAttctaaatacaaaaatgatacctgcatacagacagcataatcataaccagcaaatcataaccttctCCTAGACACCTTATCTGACCTCCTTTGgccaagatttggtgccactacgggaccttggttgcaacaatgatctatacagtcacagttcataTTAATAACGTCACACCCCACCAGCTGGAGGCCCAGTGCCCACCACCAGGCCAGGCCCAAAAAGCCAGAGCCCTTTGTAGTCAAAGAAAAGATGCCCATTAAAGTTGCCCTAGCACTGTATCCTGGGCCAGATCTACCACCCActggggctttggatcagcttcCCCAAGACAACTGGGGCAGCCATTGAGTGCCAGACCTCGGCCGGGCGCGCCACTCATGGGGAGCCTCCCTCCTCGCTGGCAGCATGAGGCACAGGGGAATGGGGTGGAGCAAGGGGGAGGCAAGCCGCCACTCACATGTCTCTTGTCGGGCCAGCTCGCTCCGCTACAACGCCAAGGAGATCACCATGAACCTGAAGCAGGAACCTGACAGAGCGCTCAACAAAACCTACCTGGTGGAATGGATCACCATCGACCTGGAGGCCTTCACGGGTAAAGCACGTCCCTGCCTCCCCCCGCTGGGCACAGCCAGGGGCTGGCATGGCAGCGTCCAGTGACCTGGGTAGTTtgcctggggcagggcagtgcccaggaggaggtggcttTATCCTAAGGCTGTCTCCTCATGGGAAGAAACGAGGAGGCTCCAGGGGCAGAGAGGTCTCCCCAGGGTGGAAAGGGTAGAGCGTGGGCCATCAGGGCATCGAGACACTGGGACCGAAAGGCATGGCAGAGCCAGTCCCATGTCCCAGGGTGCCATGTAGGGATGTTGGGGGGTGTGAGGGCCAGCGGGCCCCAGCAATACACCTCCTCTCTGCCCACCCCGCTCCTACAGAGAACGGTGAGTGGGAGATCATCCACAAACCGGCCCGCAAGAACATCGACAGGAGCGTCTCGCCCGAGAGCAGCAAGTACCAGGACATCACCTTCTACCTCATCATCAAGCGCAAGCCACTCTTCTACATCATCAACATCGTCCTGCCCTGTATCCTCATCGCCTTCATGGCCATCTTCGTCTTCTACCTGCCGGCCGAAAGTGAGTGTGGGgtcccccatcccacctccagGGAGTGCAGGGTCCTCACCCCCCAGGTAATACAGGGCtactccatcccaccccccaggGAGTACAGGGTTCACCCCCCAGGGAGTACAGGGACCCCACCCCAAGGGAGTACAGGGTCCCCCATCTCACCCCCGGTGAGTACAGGGTCCCCCCCAGTGAGTATGGGGACCACCATCCCACCCCCAGTGAGTGCAGGGCCCCCACCCCAAGGGAGTACAGGGTTGCTCCTACAGTGAGTACAcagaccccccccatcccacccacacTGAGTGCAGGATCCTGACCCCCCCACAGTGAGTACAGGGTCTCCCCCAACCATGAGTAcccagctgggcagggagagccctccacacacccccccccgaTATTGACAGCGAGGATTTGGCAaggccaagcccccccccccacctgtgcTGGGCCACCTGCCCCCGTTTGTGCCTTTGGGCTCAGGTTCCTCCCCAGCAGAGCTGTTGTTCCCTTGGCCAGAGCTCCCCCAGGAGGGTGGCTGGAAACACCCAGGCCTGGGCTGTGTCAGGTAGAGATCAGAGCTGGCATCCCGGGTGTCATGGGGTTTGTGAGCCAGAGGCGgttcctggggaggggaggctcccTCTCCTTGGATCCCCTCTTTCCCTGGGGGTCTTCCCactgggctgtgggggagagggggggtaTTACTCTGAGCTCTGTCTGTTCTCCAGGTGGGGAAAAGATGACTCTGGCTATCTCCGTCCTGCTGGCCCAGTCTGTCTTCCTGCTGCTGATCTCCCAGCGCCTGCCAGCCACCTCCCTCGCCATCCCCCTCATTGGCAAGTGAGTCTCCATGGGTCGCCCCACATGCCCCGCTGGCCCGCTCTGCTCGCTGGGGATGCTGGGAGGGAGACGCTGGGTGTCCCGTGGCTGGTGAGGGTGGCTGGTCCCTGCTGGGAAGGTCTCGGAGTGTTTCCCCCTGCAGCGGATGCTCTCACAGCGAAGGAGACCCCTTGCGTCATCGCTGGTCCATGGGGCTCCTACAGAGCCCCCCTCTGGTAgggggcctgggccctgctgtcCCTTGGAGGGAAGTCAGGCTGCCCCCACTGGGAGCCGGTCTCTGCCCCTGCAGGTACCTGCTCTTCATCATGCTGCTGGTGACCGCGGTGGTGGGGACCTGCGTGATCGTGCTGAACATCCACTTCCGGACGCCCAGCACCCACGTCATGTCCAGCTGGATCAAAGAGGTGAGCGGGGGAGCTGGGCACAGGGGCCTCTGGCTGGGCTCAGTGCCCAGGAGGGCGGACGCCCAGCTACCTCTGTCAGCCCATCACCCCGTCTCCGGGCCCCTATGCCTTGGGGGGACTGGCTGCTCCCTCGGCTCGTGCCGGGGCCCCTGGAGCCCAACCACGATCTCTGGCTGCAGCTCCAGAATCCGCTAGCACGATCCCCAGGCCTGGGAGCGAGGGGCATGGAAAAGGCCTGGGCACCGCACAAATCAGCCAGCCCCACTGGCACCGCGCAGGCCAAGCGGCGGGCACCGGGGCAGATTCACATCAGGGCAGAGGCCCAGGCCCCCGAACATTCGGGAGTCACGTCACCGGGCATCCTGCATACGACCCTGGCAGTGCCCACAGCTGCTGAGTAATGCTGCCACCCAGTGGCATGAGAGTTCCCGTGCACCTCCGGGACAACGGCTGTCTCCAGCTAGGCCTGGCCAGCACCAGCCCCTTCCCTCTAGGTGTCACCCCGGCCCCCCAGGGCCTGGCGCAGGGGCACCCCACCTGGCTCTCAGCCCAGCgaggggagacaggccagtccagCTCCTGCAGGCTCGGCCCGGGGGGAGCGGCTGCCCCCCCAAAGGCCGGGCTGCAGTCACGCAcctgcaggaggctggggagcgTCGAGCCGGCTCAGGAGCCCCCCGCTGCCCCGGGACGCACccagcactggcctctcccccgTCCCCAGCTCTTCCTGGAGACGCTGCCGTGCCTGCTGCACATGTCGAGGCCGGCGGAGAGCGAGCCGGGGCCCCGCGCCAGCCTGCTCATCCGGCGGAGCAGCTCCGTGGGCTACATGGCTAAGGCAGAAGAGTACTTCGCCGTCAAGTCCCGCAGCGAACTCATGTTCGAGAAGCAGTCGGAGCGGCACGGGCTGGCCAGCCGCGTCACCCCCTCCCGTGAGCGCCCCGCGGCCGGGGGACGGGGTGGGTGCCACGGGGCTCTCCCAGCGGGGGAACGGTGGGTCCCGGCAGGCTGAGGCCTTGAGAGAACTGGGCTGTACAGCCCAGGGCAGCAGGCACCCACAGAGCACAGAAGGGAGGGTTCCCCGCGTCCCAGGCTGGGAGCCCAGCCCACGCCCCACGCCCAAGGGCAAGACCCTGCCCACTGCCTGAGCCGCAGAACGGGACCCGGCTGCCCCTCCCTGGAATGGGATCCAGTCCTACCCCCTCAACCGAGTCCTGGATGGGACCTCAGCTACCCCAAACCCGATGCCCAAGGACGGGAACCTGGTCCTCCCTCCCCCGGACCCTGGGAcaggacctggccccactgagcccgcaccccaaaatgggacccctgcctcatgccaggaccctggccctgctccctgagccctgcaccctgGGATGGGACCCTGGAGCCTCACCCCCTGAGCCCCGTGTCCCAGGTCAGGACCCTGGCCCCACACATGAAGCCAGCAAACTGGTGCCATCCCTCACAGcatctcctttcctccctgcctGCTGGCAGGGCCCAGTCCCCTGGGCATGGCCAACATTCAAGAGCAGCTGTACAGCGAGGTGAAACCGGCCGTCGACGGCGCCAACTTCATCATCAAGCACACGCGGGACAAGAATGACTACAACGAGGTGGGTGTGCCCGGGCgggcagcagcccagagccaccaGGAGGGGCTTGGGCAGAGCCCAGCCCCAGGGTGTCGAGTGGGAAGGGCCCCAGGGCTGCCTCACTGGCCAGTCCCAGCAACGCCCTCCCAGTCAGACCCACACAGCAAGATGGTGGTGCCTGCTGGGGGCCAGAATGCCCCCAGTTGCCACAGTGGGTTCTAACTGGCCCCTTGCTGGCAACCTCAGCCGGGCACAAGAGACTAAGCAGGGCAAAAAGCCTGAACTTCCCTCCCTTCAGGCTAGGGTGAGTTCTGTTGGTGGGTGCCAGGGGAATCAGGGTGCCGGGGGGAGTGGGGTGccagggggaggggtgtgctgggggtgcagggtgccaCAGGGAGTGTTGTGTTGGGGAAGTGGGGTGCCATGGGGATCCGGGTGCCGGGGGAGTGGGGTGCTAGGGGGAGCAGGGTGCCAGGGGGAGCAGAGTTCCATGGGAATGGGTGCCACAAGGAGTGTTGTGTTGGGGAAGTGGGGTGCCACGGGAATCCGGGTGCCGGGGGAGTGGGGTGTTAGGGGGAGCAGGGTGCCAGGGGGAGCAGAGTTCCATGGGAAGGGGTgttctgggggtgcagggtgccaCAGAGAGTGTCgtattggggaaggggggtgccAGGGGGAGCAGGGTGCTGGAGGAGCGGAGTGCCAAGGGGAGCAGAGTTCCATGGGAAGGTGTGCCACAAGGAGTGTTGTGTTGGAGAAGTGGGGTGCCATGGGGATCatggtgctgggggagtggggtgctAGGGGGAGCAGGGTGCCAGGGGGAGCGGGGTGCCAGGGGGAACAGAGTTCCATGGGAAGGGGTGTGCTGGGGGTGTAGGGTGCCACAGGGAATGTCgtgttggggaagggggtgccAGGGGGAGCagggtgctggaggagcggggtGCCAAGGGGAGCGGGGTG of the Dermochelys coriacea isolate rDerCor1 chromosome 9, rDerCor1.pri.v4, whole genome shotgun sequence genome contains:
- the CHRND gene encoding acetylcholine receptor subunit delta, which gives rise to MERPALRLALLWAVTLSGGLAVNQEERLMNYLFVEKGYNKELRPVTSKDESVNVDLGLTLSNLVSLKEADETLTTSVWLDHSWTDYRLQWNTSEFGGLQILRLPPDMLWLPEIVLENNNDGFFQIAYYCNVLIYNSGFVYWLPPAIFHSACPINVNFFPFDWQNCSLKFSSLRYNAKEITMNLKQEPDRALNKTYLVEWITIDLEAFTENGEWEIIHKPARKNIDRSVSPESSKYQDITFYLIIKRKPLFYIINIVLPCILIAFMAIFVFYLPAESGEKMTLAISVLLAQSVFLLLISQRLPATSLAIPLIGKYLLFIMLLVTAVVGTCVIVLNIHFRTPSTHVMSSWIKELFLETLPCLLHMSRPAESEPGPRASLLIRRSSSVGYMAKAEEYFAVKSRSELMFEKQSERHGLASRVTPSRPSPLGMANIQEQLYSEVKPAVDGANFIIKHTRDKNDYNEEKDNWNRVARTVDRLCLFLVTPVMILGTLGIFLMGIYNEPPELPFTGDPFDYRMEHRHFV